Proteins from one Juglans microcarpa x Juglans regia isolate MS1-56 chromosome 6S, Jm3101_v1.0, whole genome shotgun sequence genomic window:
- the LOC121236690 gene encoding uncharacterized mitochondrial protein AtMg00860-like, which yields MSFGFTNVPATFQGLMNDIFKLFLRKSKCKFGLEEIDYLGHVISAKGVRADPSKLAAMLEWPIPGSLKALRGFLGLTGYYRKFIKNYGTIATPLTNLLKKNAFVWSDIATQAFSKLKKAVTEPPILRLPGFSKAFTIECDASNVGLWVVLMQEG from the exons ATGTCCTTTGGCTTTACTAACGTACCTGCAACTTTTCAAGGGCTGATGAATGACATATTCAAGCTCTTCTTAAGGAA GTCCAAATGCAAGTTTGGATTGGAGGAAATCGACTACTTGGGCCATGTAATTTCTGCTAAGGGTGTGAGGGCTGATCCTTCAAAATTAGCAGCTATGCTTGAATGGCCAATTCCTGGATCTTTGAAGGCATTGAGAGGCTTCCTTGGTCTCACTGGATACTATAGgaagtttataaaaaattatggcACTATCGCAACACCATTAACTAATCTGTTAAAGAAGAATGCTTTTGTTTGGAGTGACATTGCTACTCAGGCCTTTAGCAAGTTGAAGAAGGCAGTTACTGAACCTCCTATCTTGAGGTTACCTGGTTTTTCTAAGGCCTTTACAATAGAGTGTGATGCTTCTAATGTAGGGTTGTGGGTTGTCCTTATGCAAGAAGGCTAG